GAGGCATGCCTCTGTAATCTTTGTCCATCAAGTTCACTATCTCTTTAGTTGCCTCAAGAAGCCTTTGCGTTTCACCTTCTGGTTTTGCAACCGGTGCTTCAGGTTCATGACTAGAGAATAGCTGCTTTTTGTCAGATCTTGAAAGGCTTTCCAAGCTGGCTTTGGCTGGCAATTTCTTGGAATCTTGATGAGAGTGGCTAGCTTTGGTGTTTTGAAGATGGACTGGCACAGGCTCGCTCCTCGGACTTCCCCAACTTCCTGGCTTTTGTGTCTTTGGCTTCACATTCTTCTGGGTATGCAAAAAAGTCAAGATTTAATGCactgtttttaatgattttttttatatatatatatcagaaagaaaattaataCCCAGATATAGAATTGCATACCTGATGATTCAAATTGAAATTTTGGTCTTCAGATGCTTGAAGATATTTAACCAAAGCTTGATGCTGCTCTCCTGCAAATATAATGAACCAGTATTCATATTCTGGATAGATATCACATGCCACATCTTACAAGCTTAAAAAATTTCAAGTAATCTCACATGGATAAACAGTGAATGCAGCAATTAATATTGCAAGTAAAACTGGATTAGATTCCCTGAAGCTTCAAAATTGTACAGTTACAGTAGAATATCTACACATGATCTGTTGGgtacatatatataatatatatatgcaaggcTCAAGGACAGACAGAAGGGATCTTAATCTTATAGAAGAAACTCATGATTATTGATCATGATGATCAGTTATGTTTAGGAATATGGTGTTTAGGTCCATGATAATCGTCACCAAAAGCTACAAAACCAGCCTCtttcaacttcttcttcttctttctcttcttagTACTAGCAGTTTGCTCtccaaatatatattttactctCAAATTTCCCTTTACTTCAAAGTTACATTTGACATCAGAGCAGTTTGCACCTGAAATATCCTTTGAAGCTCCTCCATGAAAAGCACTTGGCTCTTTCTCAAATTTTCTCCTCATTAGAACTTCATGAGCCACCATTTTCCTTCCTCCTACTCCAAGCTTCCTTGTGCTGGTAGTGGCGAAACCATCAACAAGTTCCTGTATTTTTGTGCTCAACTGGTCAGTAATCAACACAAGAATCAGCAAAACTATGCCATAAGAGAATCAAGAAGACAAATACCTTATATTCAGGAATCACAAGCTTATCTTTGCCATTTTCCCAGTCTGCATAAAAGATCAAATTTTTTTGGCACAATTTCTATTAACTAATCACTTTAAGCATATAAGAAAGAAACATACCTTGCTGATGAGCATGAACACAAGAGTAGTCTCTAATGGCATTCAAGAGAAAGAGAAGCCCGAGTACTAAACTTATAAATCTTATGTCCACCATctcttcttgctttttcttGGTTGTGGGGTTGTCTAAATTTCATCAACTGCAAAAGCGAAGAACATTGAAGAAACGTAAAGAGGGTTTTATAGAGTGTTTGATACACAAGTCAAAGCTAGGGTTCCAACACCTGCATCGTCTTccagaataaaataaatattacttcCTGACACTGCATGCAGAACTGGGAAAACTCAAAATTTTCCtttaaagaaatgaaaaattagAGGAACCCTTGTTTGAACGTGGTCGTCTAACCATGCATTAGGATTGAGGCCAGCCACTAGATTAATTTTTCATAGAGAAATGTTGATGTTTTGGGCCTATCTATGACTATGCATATGCAAAGGAAAACGTTATCTATCATgttgtttattaattaattggtcTGATATCGTCAAGAGGCTTTTTTGTTTTGCGTTAAAATTTAGAATTGGCAGAGTCTTGCTTTGTTTGGATTAGAAtcggagagaaaagaaaagagagaaaaaaaatatatatttttttctcttttaaaacTCTATTCAAATAATGAaaggaaattaaatttttactttttcatttttcttctttaatttcttttctatataattaagattaagaattaaaaaaaaaaaagcacacaTGTATTGAtgtaagagaaaaataaattaaaaaatattaaggaGGACCACATTGCAGGCTACAGAATAGAGGTAGTTTTATtcatgagattttttttattatgattattt
The Manihot esculenta cultivar AM560-2 chromosome 1, M.esculenta_v8, whole genome shotgun sequence genome window above contains:
- the LOC110622965 gene encoding uncharacterized protein LOC110622965 isoform X2 — encoded protein: MVDIRFISLVLGLLFLLNAIRDYSCVHAHQQDWENGKDKLVIPEYKELVDGFATTSTRKLGVGGRKMVAHEVLMRRKFEKEPSAFHGGASKDISGEQHQALVKYLQASEDQNFNLNHQNVKPKTQKPGSWGSPRSEPVPVHLQNTKASHSHQDSKKLPAKASLESLSRSDKKQLFSSHEPEAPVAKPEGETQRLLEATKEIVNLMDKDYRGMPRRKPPINNHVPIH
- the LOC110622965 gene encoding uncharacterized protein LOC110622965 isoform X1, whose protein sequence is MVDIRFISLVLGLLFLLNAIRDYSCVHAHQQDWENGKDKLVIPEYKELVDGFATTSTRKLGVGGRKMVAHEVLMRRKFEKEPSAFHGGASKDISGEQHQALVKYLQASEDQNFNLNHQKNVKPKTQKPGSWGSPRSEPVPVHLQNTKASHSHQDSKKLPAKASLESLSRSDKKQLFSSHEPEAPVAKPEGETQRLLEATKEIVNLMDKDYRGMPRRKPPINNHVPIH